GGGGGCGGACAATAACTAAAGCTGTAAACGATAAGATTGGCAAATTAATAAAGTCCGTGAAAGCTATGCTCTCACGGACTTATATTTTTTTATAGCAGCCGGTGATTAGCAGATCTTAAAAGCTCATCCTGACATAGTAAAGATTCCGACCGCGCTATTCTTATGCTTTTATTAATGAAATGTTTCTGCTCTGCTGAGCACGAAAACCTGTTGACAGTGTACTAATAAATAGTACATTTACTGTATATGAGGTTTAGAAATGTCTTGGAAAGTTGCCATACCCAAAAAAACAGTTAAACAGATTAAAAAGTTACCACAACGGGTTCAAAAAACTCTCACACTATTAGTCACTGAAATTGAAAATTATGGACCGGTTAGAGGTTCATGGCCCAACTATGGCAGACTGACGAGATACACCCACCATTGCCACTTAAAGAAAGGTAATCCAACTTACGTTGCGGTGTGGAGAGAGATGGAAGGAGAAATTAAACTAGTGGAGGTGACCTATGCAGGAACACACGAAAAAGCCCCATACTGACGAAACATTATTTTATGTATCTTGTCCTACCGATAAGGCGCAAAAGGCAAAACACTTCTTAGCAACTCTAGGCTGCCATATAACTGATGATATCGATGCAAAGGACATTTTCCCTGATCGTGATCCGGGAACCCTTTTAGCTGGAGCCAGATATCGCGAAGACCTAACTCAGACTCAGCTATCTGAGGCATCCGGTATTCCAAGGCGTCATATTTCTGAAATGGAGAATGGCAAACGTCCTATCGGTAAAAATAATGCTAAAAAAATCGCTGCTGCTCTGAACATTGATTATAGAATTCTTCTGTAGCTTAATCACTTCTTCTGATAACAACAAAAATCCCCGTCCAACTTTATTTGTTGGACGGGGATTTACTATTCCATATTACAAACTAATTTTGGTCCGCAGCACTATCTTTATAATTTTATTAAAACTTACTCTTCCTGAAATGAGTTTTGTTAAAAGCTCATCCTGACATAATAAAGATTCCGACCGCGCTGAACTTTGAGCATTACTGTATTATTCATGCGGTAGCTCAGGAAACAGTTTAGAAAATCTTTTTTATCGGATATTCTTCTGCTTCCTATCTGGTGAATTATATCTCCATTTGAAAGTCCCAGTTTGGCGGCAGGACTTCCTTTTCTTACAGAGGAAACGATCATTCCTGCTGATTTAGAGGAAGACGATCTGAGTCCCCATCTGGACCATGCAAAATCTTCTATATCATTATCAGATAAACCTTCGGGCTTAATTTTTATATTTCTGACCTTATCCCTGTGCAGGACCTCAAGGTCTATATTCTGCCCTTTTGTCTGGACTCTGAGCATTGCCAGATAATTATTTTTATCACCAACATCATTGCCGTTAAGTGAAAGAATGACATCACCGGGAACGATACCGGCTTGAGCTGCTGGAGAATGTTTATAGACTTCTGTCACAAGCATTCCGTAAACTTTGCTCAAATTGAAATATCCCGCGGTGCTCTGGTCAAGATCCTGACCACCAAGCCCTAGCCACACCGGTGATACTGATCCTGTTGCCAGAAGCTCATTAACCACTCTTCTGGCTCTGTTGATAGGGATGGCAAAACCAATCCCCTCGGCGCGATCCTGAATGGCGGTGTTTATTCCTATCAGCTCCCCTAGAATATTAAGGAGCGGTCCTCCGCTGTTTCCGGGGTTGATGGCAGCATCAGTCTGTATAAAGTCGGTATAAACGCCATGATCCGAGCGCACGGTCCTTTTGAGGGCCGAGACAACTCCGGTTGTAACCGTATGGTTGTATCCGAAGGGATTACCTATAGCTACAACGGTCTCACCGATTAAGATATCTGAAGAATCTCCCATTTTTACTTCCGGGAAATTCCCTGCGCCCCTTATTTTCAATACTGCGATATCAAAGTCGGAATCAGACCCGACAATATCAGCTTCATATTCTTTACCGGTAATAAGCCGGACTTTTACATCACTGCCACCTGAAATTACATGAGCATTGGTAAGCACCAGCCCTTTCCGGCCGTTTATGATGACCCCTGAACCGGCACTCACAGTTTTATACTTCCGTTTCATACCGGGCAGCCCGTTAAAAAACATATCAAACGGGTCCCCCGGAAACATCTGGGAAAAAGGAGACTCTGAGCGTTCGGTAACACCTGTAACAGTTATATTTACAACAGCCGGAGAAGTTTCCCTGACAGCCTTCACAACAGGAGTGATGCGTGGATTATCTTCAGCTGAGGCGGTATAAGGCAGCAATATAGCAAATGCTAGAAGCAGAACCGCTGATATTTTTTTCATAAACTCTCTCCGCAAAAAAGGGAGGCTTTTAGCCTCCCTTATCATATTCAAATACTATAACATTCCTGAGAATCCGGTATATAAATTATACCCGGGAAGCCATTGAGTTCAGTCTTGCAATTCTATCCTCAATCGGAGGATGAGTGCTGAACCAGTTGGCCATATTGCCACCGCTGAACGGATTTACAATAAACATATTTTCAGTTGCCGGAGCAGCGTTCATGGGACGATTTCTGGCAGTTGCATCAAGCTTGTAAAGAGCTCCGGCAAGGGCCTTGGGATCGTGTGAAATTCTCGCACCGGTTTCATCTGCAAGATATTCTCTGGAGCGGGAAATGGCCATCTGCACCAGAGTTGCAGCAATCGGAGCAATCATGGCAATTGCGATTGCTGCGATGGGATTAACCCCTTCATCATCGTCACTACCGCCAAAACCGAATAGAGTTGCCCACTGAATCATGTTTGCAATCATCATAATTGCAGAAGCCATAACAGCAGCGACAGTCTGGATAAGAATATCCCTGTTTGTTATGTGGCCAATTTCATGGGCAAGAACTCCGCGAAGTTCTTCAGGACTCAAAATACGCATAATCCCGCTTGTAACGGCAACAACAGCATTTTCGGGATTCCTGCCGGTTGCAAAAGCATTCGGGGAATCCTGAGGGACAAGAAAAATTCTTGGTTTGGGAATACCGGCATTGGCTGCCAGCTCTTCCACCATTTTGTGCAGTTGCGGGGAATCTCCCGGAGTAAGCTCCTCAGCCTTATACATGGAAAGAACTATTTTATCTGAATACCAGTAACTTCCAAGGTTCATCACCATGGCAATAATAAAAGCGAACATCAATCCGGCTCTTCCTCCGAGGATACCCCCAAGAAAAAGGATGATTGCTGTTAATACGGCAAGCAGAAAGAAAGTCTTAATCTGGCTTGTCATCTTCAGTTATACCTCCTGAATGGTATTTAAATGCTCAAAACAATGAATTACAAATCCAAACCCGTTCCCACCAGAGAACAGGTATACTGATCATGAAGCTCATTTTTCTGTCTGTTTTGAACTCTAAAGATATTTACTATTCCGCCATGGTCAAGATGTAGAACCTATTTACCGCCTTGAAAATAAATATCTATGACAGCTTAAAGGCTCTGCACGTCAATAAGGCTTGAAGGCAGGCTCAGAGTAAAAGCAGTGCCCTGTCCCGGAGCACTGGAGCCTTTTATGGTTCCACCAAGACGTGAGGTCACCAGATTATAGACTATGTGCATCCCGAGTCCGGTTCCGCCTTTATTTCTTCTGGTGGTATAAAATGGCTCAAAGACACGTTCAAGTTCGTATTCTGTCATACCCTTACCGTCATCACTATAGTGGATAAGCAGCTTGGCCCCGCCAAGTTCAACTCTTATCTCAATATTGCCATCGTCTATTTCTTCAAAAGCATGCATCAGTGAGTTGATAATAAGATTTGAAAAAATCTGCATAAAAGCACCCGGATATGTGTTGAGGACAAGATCGTCCGGACAGCTTATATTGATGCTGTGCTTGGTGCGTTTGTATTTTGAACGCAGACTGAGAAGTATTTCATCAAGATACTCGCGCAGATTAAAGGACCTCTTCTGTCCTGTTGTCTGGTCCACGGCAACCTGCTTGAAGGTTCCGATAAGTTCGGCCGCACGGTTAAGATTTATCATTGTTGAGCGGGTCGCCTCATCCGCAACCGACAAGAACTTTTCAAGGTCTGATTTGCGCAGTGAACTGGAATCTATTTTTAAGTGGATATCTTTAAGTTTTTCTTCCAGATAGCTGATACTGGTTACACTCACCCCTATAGGAGTATTGATTTCATGGGCAACCCCGGCAACAAGATCACCAAGCGCAGCCATCTTTTCCACCTGCACAAGCTGCTTCTGGGTATTTTCCAGACGTTCAACTGATTTCTGTAATTCTGAAGTACGCATATCCACAAGTGACTCAAGTTCCTGATTAAATTCTTCAAGCTGTTTCTGGGCTTTCTTAAGCTCAGTTATATTGCGAGCCTCAGCTATAAGAAACAGAATTTCTCCACCTGCACCAAAAGCCGGTTTAAGAGAAAAGTCCGTATATCTTTTACCACTATCCGGAATAATACTTTCAATTTCACGCCTTACAATATGTCCATTAGCTGCCCGTCTGATATCATCCTTTACTCTTTCCTGACTCTCTTCCGAGTGCGACCACCAAGGAGTATCCCAAAAATATTTTCCGATAGCATCTTCATATTTAACGTTTCTGAATTCCAGAGCACTGCGGTTAATTTCCAGCACAACCCCTCCGGCAGAAACAATTGCCATAAGCTGCAAACTCTGGTCAAAAACACCGCGAAAACGGGCTTCATTTATTGTCAGGCTTTCCCTTGCTTCCACCAGATCGTTTATCTCTCTGCTTTCAGCTATCAGAAATAAAGGGATGCCACTTTCAGATAAAAATGGTTTCAGGGAAAAATCAAAATAAGTATCTTTGCCGTCATATTTTACGAGCACTTCACCCTTGACCATATTTCCGGCGGAAGCTTCGGCCACACTGCTGCGGATTGTTTCCATCATATCTGATGAATAATCCCACCACGGTGTTTCCCAGTACATTCTGCCTACAACATCAGCCTCATCGGCTTCAATTACGTCAAGAGAAGCTTTATTACTGGCAAGGATCACTCCTTCCGGGCTGATGACACTCATACCCTGAAAACTGGCATAAAATACGCCTTCCACAAGTTCAGCTTTTTCTCTTATCTCTTCACCTGCTCTGCGGCCCTGATTTACCGTGTAAAGTGTGAGTATAAGGATTACGGCGATGATTAAAACTGTGGCATATCCATGCTCTTTGATTCTATTGGCAATATCAGCTTCCAGATCATCTAAATAAATTCCCGTCCCTATAGTCCATTGCCAAGGGTCATATCTTTTGGCAAACGAGAGTTTTCGAACAATTCTATCGGGGCGGTCCTGCCACTGCCAATAGTATTCCAGAAGAGCTTCCCCGGTTGAATTGGTCCCGGCGATAATCTCTTTTATCAGTCTTTTACCTTTACCATCTTCAAGGTCAGAAACGCTCTTTCCAACCAGATCATTCCGATACGGATGAACTATCATGACCGGGCGGGAATCAATGATCCAGAAATAATCTTTATTATCAGCTCCGTACCTGACAAGGCTGATTCTTTTTTTGGCCTCGGCCTGAGCTTCCGCACGACTTAGAACTCCTTTCATTTCCAAATCGTGATAATATTCCAGAATATTCATGACTATCTGAGTCACGCTCCTGAGAGAGAGCTTTTTCTGCTCCACCAGACCACTTTGGTATTCAGGCATGTGGATAAAAAATATAAGGAATGCAAACAGAACGAGTGAAACCGTTGCCGGAACGGCAATCCTCAACCATAGCGGCAGCATTTTGCGATTAGAGTCTCTGGAGTCATTTGGTAACATCAATCCCCCGTGAGTATCATTTTGACTCTATAATAGTACTACAATAATGCCTTAAAAGACAATAGTATCAATACATATTTATAGCCATAATCTGCTGTTGCATTGCAGGATAAAAACACTTTGAGAAGAATATCAGCGGAATTTCATTGTGCATTCTTATTTTTGCAGGGTAAAAACATGTATAAAAATAAATTTACAAAAACAAAAACCGCCTGATGGTACAGACGGTTTAAGCTGTAAACTCAATTCAAAAATATCAGTCGTCACTTTTTTCCGTAACGGGTTTATTGGGCAGCAAAGCCTCATAGCTACGGATCTTGCTTTTCAGCCGGCGCAGTTTGCGTTGAGTCATTTTATGCTTCTGCATGGCTTCATTCAATTTTTTTGTGAGAAGCACTTCTTCACGACTGTAAAATTTACTTTTTTCAATATACCAATTGGTCACTATCCTGTTGAGGATAAGCGCCAGAACGATGAAGCTTACGCCTACCATGATGAAATAAAACATTATTTAGCTCTGGCCCTGCTTATTCTATATTCAAGATCCTTCAACTGCTGCTGCGCTTCATCCACATCAACTTCAACTTTATCAATTTCTTCGTTGATCTTTTCAATTCTTTCCTCAATCTGATTTCGGTAATTTTCAACTTTGAGGCGTTTGTCGGTAAGATAAGCGCAGGCATTCATATACCTTGCATAAACTATCATAAAAAGCACAAGGCCAAGGACAAGAGCTGTTATCAGAAGCATCAATTCACCATAATCTTATGAGGAGAAACAATTTCAAACCCTGAGGACTATTTTGGTAATATGCTAAAGAACAGCAATAAAAGCAATTAGATTAAGCAGACTAATCGATTTTGTTCAGCAGGTCCCTAAGTCTTGAGTCATTTGGAAATGCTTTCAAAGCCTCATTGATAACAACTCTGGCATCATCATGCATGCCGACCTTGATAAAAATTCCTGCAATATTTCTGGCAACGGAAGGAGAACTTTTATGGATTTCCTGTTCACTGTTAATTGCACGTTTGAAGTTCTGAGCTGATTTTGCGTAATCTTTACCATCTGTGTAAGCCAGACCTATGTTGTAATAAAGACCGCCCTCCCGGGGAGCTACTTTCAAAGCTTCGCGATAGTTCTTAACAGCCTCTTTCCACTTGCCCTGCTTGCGCATGGCTATTCCAAGTCTGTTGAAAGTTTCCAGATCATCAGAAGTAAGACTTGAACCTTTAACAGCCAGCAGTTTTGAATAATATTTCTCCGCCTTGGCCGGGGAAACATCAAAAAGCGATTCGGCAATATTGCTCATAACTTCGGAAAGGTAGCCATGAGCTTCTCTTATGGCGCATTTTACAGCCTGATCAAAATACCCTTCGGCTTCATCAATCTGGTTGTTTTCAAGGTGAACCCTGCCTATTTCGCATTTTCGTTCAGTATTTAAAGGACTCAGCTTATCCAGCTTCTTGAGATAATACAGATACTGTTCATCATCATTGCCTTTATGAAAATCAGCCAGCTTTTTTATGGGATCAATAAAAACTTTTGATTGCTCGTGGGCTTTCTCATAGGCTTTAAGGGCTTCAGCTCTTTTACCAAGTCCGCTAAGGGCGTCACCCAGAAGCATCAGTCCCGCAGGACTGTTTGTTTTTATCTCTAAAATTTTAGTGCAGATCTGAAGAACTTTTTTTAATTCGCCTTTGCCAAGATACTCTTTTCCGGCATGAACAAGCTGATTGAGTTTACCCTGAGGTTTTATGGTAAAAGCGATTTTCTGGACAAGACTGTCCACGGAAACAGGTTTGGTAATAATATTATTGGCACCCATTTCATGTAAAAAGACCAGTTCATCTTCGCTGGTTTCGCCGGTGAGAACAATCAGTCTGATTTCAGGAAACAGCCTTTTAACATTTAAAATAAAGTCAGCCGTTGATTTACCATGAATCTGACGTTCAACAAAAACCAGAACCTGTTGACCTGCACCGATTTTGTCTTTTATCTCACGTATTGCCGGAGCCTGATCATGAAAAAAGATCAGACAATCTATGCGGATAGCAAGTATCTTAAAGATGGTGCCTCTTAAAAGCTTATAAAAGGCATTATCCTCTGTAAGAAGAACGCATGTACCGTTTTTTGCTTCGAAAAATTCACGAACAATCTGATCATAACTGCTTTGCACTTGAAACTCCGGACAGTCCTATGTCTAAAACAACCGTATAAACCAAAATATCAGTTAAAAATAAGCTCATCACCCTGTTCAGGGAGAACGATTTCAAAATCTTCTCCTGCAAACGCACCGGATTTGTAGAGCAAAGACAATTTATCACGCAGTCTGGAATAGACATGGATCAAAGCAAGGGTTCTGCACCCTGCATAGCGGGCCAGTTCTATGCTTTTGCTGACGCTTCCATGAGAGGCTGAACCTTTCTCTATACCCCAGGATTCATGTATTATAAAATCACAACCTTCAGCCAGCTTGAAGGCTTCGTCTCCGGGACAACCATCACCACTATAATATAATGAGAATCCATTACATTTCATTTTTATGGCAAACGCATCCACAGAATGAACAACCGGTACACTTTTTATAACTACACTATTATTAAAAGCCGCTTCCCCGGCAGTCAAGGGTTCAAAAAAAAGATTAAATTCCAGTTTTGAGAGAAGTGTCGGATAAGCAAAATTTACAGCTGAAATAATTTTTTGCTCAATATCTTTAGGGCCAATGAAAGTCAGAGGGGATTTTCGCCCGGCAGAACGCATATGCCCGAGAAGATAGGGCACACCCATAAAGTGATCACCATGAAAATGGGAGATGAATACGGCATCAATACTATCCGCATCAGGAATGAGTGAAAACAATGATTTTGGTACAGTGAAACCACAATCAAGAAGTATTCTGGTCCCTTCAAAATCAATTAAGATGGAAGTATTTGTTTCCCGTTCGTCAAAAGCGTCTCCAACCCCGATAAATATCGCTTTCATTGTAAGACCATAGCTTATTTCTCCAAGAGATAAAACCGCTATCAGGTGCCATAAAACGAATCAGGGTGGAGAAGTTAAAAATTTCAGTAGCTGAAACGCCAGCCGTCGATGGAAGCTGCCCCTTCAGGTTTTAGCCCCAGATATCCCAAAATCTGGGATAAAAAGGGAACTTTCTTTTCAGGACCTTCTATCAGAACAGCAGATCCTTCAAGATGGCATGCAGCTTTAAGGTAGGCAACAGCATCCTCATAACTGCCTATTTTATCAACAAGTCCAAGCTTGTAGGCCTGTCTTCCGGTCAGAGCTCTGCCGTCAGCTATTTTTTCAACCTTCTTGCGATCCATTCCCCTTGCCGAGGCGACATCACCTACAAACTGATCATGCATATCAAGTATCAGATTTTGAAGGTACGTCCGCTGCTCAGGAGTCAGAGGAACCATGGGCGAACCGACAGCCTTGAATTTTCCACTGGTGAAAATTTCAGGTTTTATACCAACCTTGTCCATCAGTTCACGGATGTTTGCATACTCGGCCTTAACACCTATACTACCGGTAAGACTGCCGGAATTTGATACAATGAGGGTAGCAGGTGCTGCGGCATAATAACCGCCTGAGGCAGCGACGGAACCGAACGATGCGACAACAGGTTTGACCTCGGCGCATCTTTTGACCGCAAGGTAAAGTTCCTGAGAAGGAGCAATAAGTCCACCGGGAGAATTAACCCGCAGCAGAACACCTTTCACCGAAGGATCATCACGAAGTCTGCGAATAAAGCGAACCACAGGGATGGGATCGGTGATCATGCCCTTTACATTCACAACGCCTATAGCATCAGACGAAAACATCGAATTTCTCAAGTTTCCATTAAAAAAGGCCATGGCCCCCCACATGAGGGCCATGACCAGAATAAGCAAACTGAATCCGAATATTATCGGATGCTTTGCCGAAAAACCGGGACTAGGAATCTTCTTCCTCTGCATCGGCTGCGGCCTTGGCTTCGGTTGCATCTTCAAGCTTCTGTCTCAGAAGTTCACCAAGAGGGTTACCTGCGGGTTCAGAACTGGAAGAACGGAACTCTTTAGGTTTACGCTTGTCTTCTTCTTCCTTGAGCTGCTTGATGGAAAGGCCGAGCCTGCGTTCATCAGCGCTGACATGGATGACTTTTGCCTGAATGGATACACCTTCTTTGAACATTTCAGAAGGATTCTTGATCTTCTTGTGGCTGATTTCGGATACGTGAACCAGACCTTCGATACCTTCTTCAACCTCAACAAAGAGACCGAAATCGGTAATGTTGGTTACGACACCTTCAAGAGTGCAGCCCACGGGGTACTTTGAGGGAACCTGAGACCAGGGGTCTTCGGTAAGCTGTTTTACACCGAGAGTGAACTTCTCGTTTTCTTTATCCACGGTAAGAACCTTGGCCTGAACGGTATCACCAACCTTGTATACTTCTGAAGGGTGGCGGATTTTCTTGGTCCAGGAGATATCGGAAACATGGATAAGACCGTCGATACCATCTTCGATGCCGATGAACACACCGAATTCGGTGATGTTCTTGATCTGGCCTTCAAGAATGGTTCCTTCGGGGAACTTCTCAGCAACAACATCCCAAGGATTCGGCTTAACCTGCTTCATACCGAGGGAAATGCGTTTCTTATCCTGATCAACGCCGAGGACGACAACTTCAACTTCGTCACCAACGCGAACCATCTGAGAAGGATGACGCAGCTTGCGGGTCCAGGACATTTCAGAAATGTGAACCAGACCTTCTACACCGGGTTCAAGCTCAACAAATGCACCGTAATCAGCGAGGTTTGTAACCTTACCGGTGAATTTAGCTTCTTCAGGGTATTTGCCGGAGATATCTTCCCACGGATCAGGAACGAGCTGCTTAAGGCCGAGAGAAACTTTCTGGCCGTCTTTATCGAAGTTGAGAACTTTAAGTTCAAGTTCGTCACCAAGAGCAACCATTTCCTTAGGATGCTTGATACGCTTCCAGGACATGTCGGTGATGTGAAGAAGACCGTCAAGGCCACCGAGGTCAATGAATACACCGTATTCGGTAACATTCTTGACTTTACCGGTAACAACCTGTCCTTCTTCAAGGGTTTCAAGAAGCTGTGAACGCATTTCATTGCGCTGTTCTTCAAGAAGAACACGTCTTGAAACAATAACGTTGCTGCGACGACGATTGATTTTGAGGATCTTGAACTCGTAAGTCTGATCGACAAGAGCGTCCATATCGGGAACAGGACGGAGATCAACATGTGATCCGGGCAGAAATGCTTCCACGCCGCCGAGATCTACAGTGTAGCCGCCCTTGATGCGACGAATAATTCTACCTTCAACAACGCCTTCTTTTTCCTGCAGTTCTTCGAGTTTGTCGAAAAGCTGCATACGTTTGGCTTTATCGCGAGAAAGGTGGATGGTGCCTTCGCTTTCGTTCTTGTTGACGACAAAAACATCTACTTTGTCGCCGACTTTAACTGTCATCTCACCTTCGGAATTCAAAAATTCGGATGCGGGGATCTGACCTTCGGACTTGAAGTTTACGTCGACAAGAACAGTATCATTATCAACTTTTACAACTTCACCGGAGACAATGCCTCCTTCGTCCAGATTTCCGAAATCGGCATTAAGATAATCTTCGAGGGCGGCCTCAAAGCTCATTTCCATTTCAGAAGAGTTGGTGTTGTCATTTTCCATGGGTTACCTCCAACAACAATGTCCTCGGACAAAATTTCGGCATACTATATATAGAGAGGTCTGAATACATTGGTCACACGCCGGACTAGCGTTCCGAGGCAGCCGTAGTCCGAAATGGCCGTTGACCCCTTTTTTTAAAGGGTCGTATCCGTTCCTTATGCCCGGTTAGGGCCAAGTGAAATATTCTATTTTAACTGTCTTCAGAAAACATAAAATATGACTCTTGGTATTCAAGAGCATTGCTTCTATCTTAAATTCTACACTCTGTAAACCGTTTCAATCAAGCCCTGAGCAGAGTTTTAGCACTAAAAAGTCCATAAACGTATGATTGACGTGAACATTATAAAATATGACCTGATTCATATTTTATATAAAAAAAATCGTCGTGCTGATTTCACTCAACACGACGATTATAACACTATAGAAAGATCAGCTTGAAATCACTAAGACCTTATCCCCTGCAATCATGTTTTACATTTTCGCCCTGAGCAATAAAAATAACTGATTCCGCAATATTCGTAGATTGATCAGCTATCCTCTCAAGATGGTTTGAAGACATGATTATATGCACACCACGCTCAACGAGTCTGGTTTCAGTAACCATATTTGAGATAAGATTTTTAAGAATACGCACGTTTAAGGTATCAGCTTCGTTATCCATACTGCACACTTTGGAAGCAAGGCTGATGTCTTCATCGGCAAACGATTTAACAGAACGGCTGATCATATTTTTGGTTACTTCAGCCATCTGCTCCAGCTTCTGATTATACGGAAGCGGCGGACGTGTGCTTAAAAAAACGGTGCGGTGAGCGATGTTTACAGCTTCATCACCGATGCGCTCAAGGTTGCTGGTTATACGCATGGCTCCTACAATAAAACGCAGATCCTTAGCCATAGGCTGACCAAGCGCAAGAAGTTCAAGGTTATTTTTATCAAGTTCGCACTCAAGCTCGTTGATTCTCATATCGTTGGCAATAACATCTTCGGCAAGGTCGCTATTATTCTCCAGAAGACCTTTAATTGCATTGGTTGCCGCTGTTTCGGCCATACTGGCCATGCGCAGAACCTGCACTTTTAATTCTTCCATTCTTTTTGTGAAATGCGCGCGCTGCTCCATTGAAAATTTCTCCTGCCCGTAAATATATTTTTTTTCGGAGTACACCATATTAATGGTGTCGCCCTCAACATTCTTCAATCAAAACAAGCAATCAGAGCGGCTTAACCGAAACGTCCTGTAATATAGTCTTCAGTCTGCTTATTCTTGGGCTTGGTAAACATGGTTTCCGTCTTATCCATTTCAATAAGTTTACCCATGTAGAAAAATGCCGTCTGATCAGAGACTCTGGCTGCCTGCTGCATGCTGTGTGTAACAATAATTATGGTGAATTTCTTTTTGAGTTCATGGATAAGATCTTCAATCTTCTGGGTGGCGATAGG
The sequence above is drawn from the Maridesulfovibrio bastinii DSM 16055 genome and encodes:
- the sppA gene encoding signal peptide peptidase SppA; the protein is MQRKKIPSPGFSAKHPIIFGFSLLILVMALMWGAMAFFNGNLRNSMFSSDAIGVVNVKGMITDPIPVVRFIRRLRDDPSVKGVLLRVNSPGGLIAPSQELYLAVKRCAEVKPVVASFGSVAASGGYYAAAPATLIVSNSGSLTGSIGVKAEYANIRELMDKVGIKPEIFTSGKFKAVGSPMVPLTPEQRTYLQNLILDMHDQFVGDVASARGMDRKKVEKIADGRALTGRQAYKLGLVDKIGSYEDAVAYLKAACHLEGSAVLIEGPEKKVPFLSQILGYLGLKPEGAASIDGWRFSY
- a CDS encoding MBL fold metallo-hydrolase; its protein translation is MKAIFIGVGDAFDERETNTSILIDFEGTRILLDCGFTVPKSLFSLIPDADSIDAVFISHFHGDHFMGVPYLLGHMRSAGRKSPLTFIGPKDIEQKIISAVNFAYPTLLSKLEFNLFFEPLTAGEAAFNNSVVIKSVPVVHSVDAFAIKMKCNGFSLYYSGDGCPGDEAFKLAEGCDFIIHESWGIEKGSASHGSVSKSIELARYAGCRTLALIHVYSRLRDKLSLLYKSGAFAGEDFEIVLPEQGDELIFN
- the htpX gene encoding zinc metalloprotease HtpX, translated to MTSQIKTFFLLAVLTAIILFLGGILGGRAGLMFAFIIAMVMNLGSYWYSDKIVLSMYKAEELTPGDSPQLHKMVEELAANAGIPKPRIFLVPQDSPNAFATGRNPENAVVAVTSGIMRILSPEELRGVLAHEIGHITNRDILIQTVAAVMASAIMMIANMIQWATLFGFGGSDDDEGVNPIAAIAIAMIAPIAATLVQMAISRSREYLADETGARISHDPKALAGALYKLDATARNRPMNAAPATENMFIVNPFSGGNMANWFSTHPPIEDRIARLNSMASRV
- a CDS encoding trypsin-like peptidase domain-containing protein; protein product: MKKISAVLLLAFAILLPYTASAEDNPRITPVVKAVRETSPAVVNITVTGVTERSESPFSQMFPGDPFDMFFNGLPGMKRKYKTVSAGSGVIINGRKGLVLTNAHVISGGSDVKVRLITGKEYEADIVGSDSDFDIAVLKIRGAGNFPEVKMGDSSDILIGETVVAIGNPFGYNHTVTTGVVSALKRTVRSDHGVYTDFIQTDAAINPGNSGGPLLNILGELIGINTAIQDRAEGIGFAIPINRARRVVNELLATGSVSPVWLGLGGQDLDQSTAGYFNLSKVYGMLVTEVYKHSPAAQAGIVPGDVILSLNGNDVGDKNNYLAMLRVQTKGQNIDLEVLHRDKVRNIKIKPEGLSDNDIEDFAWSRWGLRSSSSKSAGMIVSSVRKGSPAAKLGLSNGDIIHQIGSRRISDKKDFLNCFLSYRMNNTVMLKVQRGRNLYYVRMSF
- a CDS encoding tetratricopeptide repeat protein, whose translation is MQSSYDQIVREFFEAKNGTCVLLTEDNAFYKLLRGTIFKILAIRIDCLIFFHDQAPAIREIKDKIGAGQQVLVFVERQIHGKSTADFILNVKRLFPEIRLIVLTGETSEDELVFLHEMGANNIITKPVSVDSLVQKIAFTIKPQGKLNQLVHAGKEYLGKGELKKVLQICTKILEIKTNSPAGLMLLGDALSGLGKRAEALKAYEKAHEQSKVFIDPIKKLADFHKGNDDEQYLYYLKKLDKLSPLNTERKCEIGRVHLENNQIDEAEGYFDQAVKCAIREAHGYLSEVMSNIAESLFDVSPAKAEKYYSKLLAVKGSSLTSDDLETFNRLGIAMRKQGKWKEAVKNYREALKVAPREGGLYYNIGLAYTDGKDYAKSAQNFKRAINSEQEIHKSSPSVARNIAGIFIKVGMHDDARVVINEALKAFPNDSRLRDLLNKID
- a CDS encoding helix-turn-helix domain-containing protein, which gives rise to MQEHTKKPHTDETLFYVSCPTDKAQKAKHFLATLGCHITDDIDAKDIFPDRDPGTLLAGARYREDLTQTQLSEASGIPRRHISEMENGKRPIGKNNAKKIAAALNIDYRILL
- a CDS encoding cache domain-containing protein; its protein translation is MLPNDSRDSNRKMLPLWLRIAVPATVSLVLFAFLIFFIHMPEYQSGLVEQKKLSLRSVTQIVMNILEYYHDLEMKGVLSRAEAQAEAKKRISLVRYGADNKDYFWIIDSRPVMIVHPYRNDLVGKSVSDLEDGKGKRLIKEIIAGTNSTGEALLEYYWQWQDRPDRIVRKLSFAKRYDPWQWTIGTGIYLDDLEADIANRIKEHGYATVLIIAVILILTLYTVNQGRRAGEEIREKAELVEGVFYASFQGMSVISPEGVILASNKASLDVIEADEADVVGRMYWETPWWDYSSDMMETIRSSVAEASAGNMVKGEVLVKYDGKDTYFDFSLKPFLSESGIPLFLIAESREINDLVEARESLTINEARFRGVFDQSLQLMAIVSAGGVVLEINRSALEFRNVKYEDAIGKYFWDTPWWSHSEESQERVKDDIRRAANGHIVRREIESIIPDSGKRYTDFSLKPAFGAGGEILFLIAEARNITELKKAQKQLEEFNQELESLVDMRTSELQKSVERLENTQKQLVQVEKMAALGDLVAGVAHEINTPIGVSVTSISYLEEKLKDIHLKIDSSSLRKSDLEKFLSVADEATRSTMINLNRAAELIGTFKQVAVDQTTGQKRSFNLREYLDEILLSLRSKYKRTKHSINISCPDDLVLNTYPGAFMQIFSNLIINSLMHAFEEIDDGNIEIRVELGGAKLLIHYSDDGKGMTEYELERVFEPFYTTRRNKGGTGLGMHIVYNLVTSRLGGTIKGSSAPGQGTAFTLSLPSSLIDVQSL